The Oncorhynchus masou masou isolate Uvic2021 chromosome 14, UVic_Omas_1.1, whole genome shotgun sequence region ctggattgaatccccgagccggcAAGGTGAAAATAATCTACCGTTCTGTCcttgaacaaggcatttaacccccAACAACTGCTCCCAGGGCACTGATGACGTAGACTTCGACTAAGGCAGCCGCATTctgttgtgcaactgactaggtatgcCCATTCTCTTTCCATCTGTTAAATCTTCAAGATAGAAAGCAGTTCCTTACGGTAATTTTGTATGGGTATCCGCAATATTTTGCCGTGTATGATTAATTGACAAAGGTAGACAATAACATCTCCTTCTGTGTCAGATTCCGTGTGGTGGGGTCTCCACGATTTGCAAATCCACCTCACCTCCTCTATCTCGAGAACTCCTTTCTTGAGGTCTACCCGTTGTTTTGCCAGAGAACCTTTCATAACCCTTCAAGTGCACTGGCGCCACTGCAGTTCTGAATTTTAACTTGTGGCGGCGCTGCTCGCTGAAATTTAAACACGAGACCCACAAATAACCTGTGCGTCCTCTTATCTGAACTGTAAACGGAAGTACTTCATACAGGACGACAGTGTACAGAACGGTAAGTGTTTTGTGTTATTTGTCTGTGTCACTACAATTATATTCTGGGTGACATCTGCACGTAATGGCAGTAGTTTTGCTCCGGTTTGTGGATGTGGGCGTTTTATAATGAGAGGACACAGGCGcgtggaaagagagaaggaagacaGGCAAAGTCACACGGAGGTTATTCGAAGAAAACTCTAAGCCCATTTCGTAAATACTCACACAGTGGTTGCGAAACACGACGCCGTTCTATTGGATGGTCAAGCCACTAGAATTATAACTCACACTCTTTGTGGTGGTTTATTGCCGTATCAGCAGCTGTCCGtgaagctagctaacgttagctagctagggaATCTGTTTGCATAACATGAACAGCAGGGAACTATATTCATAGCCACTTAGCCAGCCATCTCTCACACACCTACATGTTACTGTATGGTGGTAAACAAGAATGTTTTGCATAGGTGTCCTTCCTCCCCCTGATGTCACTGTCCAACCATAGTAGCGCTGCCTGAGTAGTGGCCCTGTTTTGATTATGGTGCCATGAAATTACATTTATTTAtcagtcttctgttctcttcCCCCATTTATGTCTCCTTTCAGATGGCTCACCGGCTGCTAGTCCGTAGAATTTGGACCCTCTCAGTAAAATACCTTCGCTGTCTCCCGGCCTCCACCTCTTCCTTTTCTACCTCCCTGCGTTCCTCCACTACCCCTCTATCCTTCCTTTCCCCCAAACACACTCTGCCCCGCTCCCTGCCCCACACTTCCCGCAGAGAGGTCTCCTTCAATGTGCAGGACCATGAGGACTTCACAGAGAGAGTCATCAAGAGTGAGCTGCCTGTGCTTATTGACTTCCATGCCCAGTGAGTAGCTAATAGATTAGTTCATTAATATGTTTCATGGACCCCCAGAGGGGATATTAGGCTCCACTTACAGCATTTACAAACTACCCTCTAATCAGAAAGCAAAGCCCCTAAGAGACAATACATGGAGAAGCATCTATGTCTGCCTGTTCTAATTAGACTACAGAGATGATAGCAGGAAACAACTTTTATAGCAGGTATCAAATTATGGTTTACAATCATGCTTGTAAACCTGACCATAGCTTTTTCAACAATGCACCCAACACGTGAATCTACTTATCAATTATATTGATTTTGACATATGCTCAACAGCTTTCCTATTGTAAGACTAAAGCATAACAGTGGAAGTTGTGACTGAGTGCATATCACGTGTGATGATGACACCGTACCTATACTGTGTGTCTGGCTGCATGGCTTGACATCTGATGGTGTTTCCATTGGAGGTTGATCATTTGAGGTTACACAACAAGAAGCAATGCCAGGACAGCCACATTGGGTTCATGCTCTTCTGCAACATGTCAAacttttcgctcctcccttggaCTTGATGAATGAAGGTCATTGTTTAGTAAGAaactccccacacctggttgtctaggtcttaattgaaaggagaAACCAAAACCCAGCAGAccctaggccctccatggaatgagtttgacacccctgctctagaaaattacacacacagcctgaatatatacatacacacacacagtggcttgcaaaagtattcatccctcttggcatttttcctattttgttgccttacaacttgGAATTGAAGTAGATTtttggggtttgtatcatttgatttacacaacatgcctaccactttgaagatgcaaaatattttttgtgaAATAAGACCAGTTCCCCAGTCCCTGCAGATGGAACAAC contains the following coding sequences:
- the LOC135554298 gene encoding thioredoxin, mitochondrial-like produces the protein MAHRLLVRRIWTLSVKYLRCLPASTSSFSTSLRSSTTPLSFLSPKHTLPRSLPHTSRREVSFNVQDHEDFTERVIKSELPVLIDFHAQWCGPCKILGPRLEKAVAKQKGKVAMAKVDIDDHTDLAIEYGVSAVPTVIAMRGGDVIDQFVGIKDDEALDSFVSKLVGQ